One Penaeus vannamei isolate JL-2024 chromosome 27, ASM4276789v1, whole genome shotgun sequence genomic window carries:
- the LOC138866907 gene encoding uncharacterized protein, whose amino-acid sequence MPFDMEQFFESPTVEALMDLRKTDLIKVAEKIEFSVRRGSFKFQIRNELIKYMVDDGLLDDSALEYVENDSDMVRIKELELQNEYRMRELEVRQRENECRMRELDIEREIKLKELELRGASPAAVPFNITANAKLVPPFQENAVDNYFRYFEKIAISSDWPKEQWTVLLQSVLTGKAQEIYMSMSVTDSRDYDKVKTAVLKGYELVPEAYRLKFRNLRKRDNQSFLDFAREKDGLLARWCESEKVDNDCDKLYQLILVEEFKKCLPDRIKMYLNENRVKVLDEAARMAEDYALIHRNVEGPKSTVKPQPTPLTGKNEFKGDKRETASPGHNSSYDIKKSVRCFNCKLLGHTISNCWFLKEKSKDVPVALASTRFKDVKSPVEVNLLSDTYIFRNVSDEFKPFCSEGSVSLVGDESGEKPIVILRDTAALQSLLLEGVLPLAGKTSDASVVIAGIECGHLIAPLHKVHLKSHFCDKEVTVGVVPKLPIEGVSFILANDLAGEKVFAKPQINVAILSTPDINDGEQLAEEDMGMFPACAVTRTMREARRVGHDLPTVARASQCVRNKDKVCGNGNDVRGDERTSLLCHETDAGDDKLSVFLVDKGKLIDQQKCDAELCKIAELAGSETDASDIPAAYYRKGGVLMRKWRPRHVGAGDEWHVVHQVVVPAPYRSQILSLAHDSPLSGHMGINKTCRKIMNHFYWPGLRRDVVNYCKSCHQCQVVGKPNQKIPVAPLYPIPVISEPFSHVIIDCVGPLPKTKSGNNYLLTIMCSSTRYPEAIPLRKISSKAIIKELTNFFCTYGLPRVIQSDQGSNFLSKAFQAAMRRMGVRHQVSSAYHPESQGALERFHQTLKNMVRIYCHETDDQWDEMVPLLLFAAREYVQDTLGFSPFELVFGHEVRGPLKMLKERWLDDDNRSDILNHVMDFRLKLHRVCELARANLGEAQRRMKTRYDRDALSRSFSPGERVLVFLPVPGQSLKARYFGPCTVEKKLSDLNYVIQTPGKRKQSRLCHINQIKKYVERNKRPIEECRDGNAVMVNDVMNVINDGEKDEDPLVDVPHSKLMNSDILNNLKNKFSHLDSSKQQQLNNLLLDFSCLFSDVPGRTNLMHHDIDIGDNGPVKQHPYRVNPTKGKQMRDEVRYMLENKIIEPSVSAWSSPCILVPKADGGIRFCTDFRKVNTLTRDDSYPIPRIDDCIDQVGKAKYVTKIDMLKGYWQIPMTERVKEISAFVTPDGLFQYCVMPFGLKTAPATFQRLINGLISGLDGCKAYLDDIII is encoded by the coding sequence ATGCCTTTTGACATGGAACAATTCTTCGAGTCTCCTACAGTGGAGGCTCTGATGGATTTGAGAAAGACTGATTTGATAAAAGTTGCTGAAAAGATTGAATTTAGTGTAAGGAGAGGTTCATTTAAATTTCAGATTAGGAATGAGTTGATTAAGTATATGGTAGATGATGGGTTATTAGATGACAGCGCACTTGAATACGTCGAAAATGACAGCGATATGGTTAGGATAAAAGAGCTTGAGCTACAGAACGAATACCGAATGCGTGAGTTAGAAGTGcgtcagagagagaacgagtgtcgTATGCGTGaactagacatagagagagaaatcaaattaAAGGAGTTAGAGCTCAGAGGGGCCTCACCCGCTGCTGTGCCGTTTAACATAACTGCTAACGCAAAATTGGTTCCCCCATTTCAAGAGAATGCTGTTGACAATTACTTTCGATATTTTGAGAAAATAGCAATTAGTTCTGATTGGCCAAAAGAACAATGGACGGTACTGCTTCAATCTGTCCTCACTGGTAAAGCTCAAGAAATTTACATGTCAATGTCCGTGACGGATTCTCGTGACTATGATAAAGTAAAGACGGCTGTGTTAAAGGGATACGAGTTGGTGCCGGAGGCCTACCGCTTAAAGTTCCGTAATCTGCGGAAAAGGGACAATCAGAGCTTTTTAGATTTTGCCAGAGAGAAAGATGGCTTGCTTGCTCGTtggtgtgagagtgagaaagtagataatgattgtgataaactATATCAACTGATTCTTGTAGAAGAATTTAAGAAATGTCTACCTGACCGCATTAAGATGTATTTAAATGAAAACAGGGTAAAGGTGTTAGATGAAGCTGCCAGAATGGCAGAGGATTATGCTTTGATCCACAGAAATGTTGAGGGTCCAAAGAGTACTGTAAAACCACAACCCACTCCCCTGACAGGTAAGAATGAATTTAAAGGTGATAAGAGAGAGACCGCCAGTCCTGGTCATAACTCCAGTTATGATATAAAGAAATCAGTTAGATGCTTTAATTGCAAGTTGTTGGGTCATACTATCAGCAATTGCTGGTTCTTAAAAGAGAAGTCCAAGGACGTTCCCGTAGCTCTTGCCAGTACTAGATTTAAGGATGTAAAAAGTCCAGTAGAAGTCAATTTGCtttctgatacatatatatttagaaatgtaAGTGATGAATTCAAGCCGTTTTGCTCAGAAGGAAGTGTATCCCTGGTTGGTGATGAAAGTGGTGAGAAGCCTATCGTAATATTAAGAGATACAGCGGCGTTACAGTCACTGCTCTTGGAAGGTGTATTGCCACTAGCGGGGAAGACTTCGGACGCGAGTGTCGTCATAGCCGGTATTGAGTGTGGGCATCTGATTGCCCCGTTACATAAGGTTCATCTCAAATCTCATTTCTGTGATAAAGAAGTAACTGTGGGGGTGGTACCTAAATTACCCATAGAAGGTGTATCATTTATATTGGCAAATGACTTGGCAGGAGAGAAGGTATTTGCTAAACCCCAAATTAATGTAGCAATTCTAAGTACTCCAGACATAAACGACGGTGAACAGCTTGCAGAAGAAGACATGGGCATGTTCCCTGCCTGCGCGGTCACGAGGACCATGCGGGAGGCAAGGCGTGTCGGGCACGACCTTCCCACGGTAGCTCGTGCGAGTCAGTGCGTACGTAATAAGGACAAGGTATGTGGTAATGGAAATGACGTGAGAGGTGACGAAAGAACTTCATTGCTATGCCACGAGACTGATGCTGGTGACGACAAGCTAAGTGTCTTCCTCGTTGATAAAGGGAAGCTTATAGATCAGCAAAAATGTGACGCAGAATTGTGTAAGATTGCTGAATTAGCTGGGTCAGAAACTGATGCGTCAGATATACCTGCAGCTTATTATAGAAAAGGTGGCGTCTTGATGAGAAAATGGAGGCCTCGTCACGTGGGTGCGGGAGACGAGTGGCACGTGGTACACCAGGTCGTTGTCCCAGCACCTTACAGGTCACAGATCCTGAGTCTTGCTCACGATTCACCATTGTCGGGTCATATGGGTATTAACAAAACATGCAGAAAAATAATGAACCATTTCTATTGGCCGGGGTTACGTAGAGATGTTGTGAATTATTGTAAATCGTGTCATCAGTGCCAGGTCGTGGGAAAGCCTAACCAGAAGATCCCTGTAGCGCCTTTATATCCGATTCCTGTGATCTCTGAGCCTTTTAGTCACGTAATTATAGACTGTGTTGGCCCGCTTCCCAAGACAAAATCCGGTAATAATTACCTCCTCACCATCATGTGTTCTTCCACTCGATATCCTGAGGCGATCCCGTTGCGTAAGATAAGTAGCAAGGCAATAATCAAAGAACTCACGAATTTTTTCTGTACATACGGGTTACCGAGGGTGATCCAGTCCGACCAAGGCAGTAACTTCCTCTCTAAGGCGTTCCAGGCAGCCATGCGACGGATGGGCGTACGACATCAAGTGTCAAGCGCCTACCACCCAGAGTCGCAGGGCGCGCTGGAGAGATTCCACCAGACGTTGAAAAACATGGTACGCATTTACTGTCATGAGACGGATGACCAGTGGGATGAAATGGTTCCGCTGTTGTTGTTTGCTGCTAGAGAGTATGTGCAGGATACTCTGGGATTTAGCCCATTTGAGCTTGTGTTCGGCCATGAGGTAAGAGGTCCACTAAAGATGTTGAAAGAAAGATggttagatgatgataataggtctGATATATTGAACCATGTAATGGACTTTAGATTAAAACTCCACAGGGTATGTGAACTGGCAAGAGCGAACCTCGGTGAGGCCCAGAGACGGATGAAGACGCGGTACGACAGAGATGCTTTGTCACGATCCTTTTCACCTGGAGAAAGAGTACTGGTCTTCCTTCCCGTCCCTGGGCAGTCACTGAAGGCGCGTTATTTTGGACCATGTACCGTGGAGAAAAAGCTAAGTGACCTGAATTATGTAATTCAGACTCCCGGTAAGCGTAAACAGTCACGACTTTGCCATATTAATCAGATTAAGAAATATGTAGAACGCAATAAACGGCCTATAGAAGAATGTAGGGATGGCAATGCAGTCATGGTGAATGATGTGatgaatgttattaatgatggCGAGAAAGATGAAGATCCCCTTGTTGATGTGCCTCACTCTAAATTAATGAATTCAGATATtcttaataatctaaaaaataagtTTTCTCATCTAGATTCTTCGAAACAGCAACAGCTGAATAACTTGCTTTtggatttttcttgtttgttttctgatGTTCCGGGTCGGACGAATTTAATgcatcatgatattgatattggtgataatggcccagtgaagcaacatccttacagagTAAATCCAACAAAAGGTAAGCAGATGAGAGATGAGGTCCGGTATATGTTGGAAAACAAAATCATTGAGCCCAGTGTTAGTGCTTGGAGTTCCCCATGCATACTAGTGCCCAAGGCTGATGGTGGAATTCGCTTCTGCACGGATTTTCGGAAGGTAAATACGCTGACGAGGGATGATTCTTATCCTATACCTCGTATTGATGACTGCATTGACCAGGTGGGTAAGGCCAAATATGTAACAAAGATAGACATGTTAAAAGGGTACTGGCAAATCCCCATGACAGAGAGGGTAAAAGAAATCTCTGCATTTGTAACGCCAGATGGACTCTTTCAATACTGTGTAATGCCGTTTGGTTTAAAAACAGCTCCCGCAACCTTCCAGCGTTTAATCAACGGTCTAATTTCAGGATTAGATGGATGTAAAGCTTATCTGGATGACATAATAATTTAG